A segment of the Nitrospina gracilis 3/211 genome:
CCAACGCCGCCGCGCCTAGTTCTTTTCCAGGTTGCGGACCACTTCGTCAATGGACTCGTCCACCAGCCGCTTCTTGTCGTCGTCCTGCATGGTGCGGCGCAGGATTTTTTCGGTGGAGGCGATGGTCAAAACGGAAACATACTGCCGGATCTCGCCCATCAGTTTGTCGCGCGCCACCCGGATTTCGTGCTCGGCTTCCTTCTGCATCTGCCGAACTTTAGCCTGGGTTTCGTTTAGGGTTTTTTCCTGCAGTTTGCGGGACTCGTCGTGCGCCAACTGGACAATGGTGTTCGCCTTGTCGTGCGCGGTCTGGAGCTGGTCCTCAAACTCCTTCTTGATTTTTTCCGCTTCAGCCCGCATGGCTTCGGCGTTTTGGATGTCTCCGGAAATTTTCTTCTGCCGCTCCTCCAGCATCTGCAGGATGGGAGGGAACGCGTACTTCTTCAACAGAAACAGAAGAAGGGCGAACGAAACGATCGACCAGAAGATCAATGAAGAAAATACCGATACCTGCTCTAGTTGTGGCATTGTCCGGGTGACCTGGGATGAAGGTTGTTCATAAAGGTTGCCGTACCTGGATGCGCCCCGGAGGGCGCGTCACTAGAGTGCGATTACGCTTTGCCCATCAGAATAAAGGCAAGAACCAACGCGTACAGCGCAACGGCTTCAACCAGCGCGAAACCGATCCAGCAATACTTGGCCACGCGGCCTTCGGCATTCGGCTGACGGCCTACGGTCTCGATGGTCGTGGCGAAGATATTGGCGATACCGATCGCCGCACCGAAGAACCCTGCGGCACACAAGCCCATTCCCAAATATGCTGCGGCAGCTGCTTCCATCCTGGAACTCCTCTCTTGATGATTGATTTAATGCAATTTAATGACGTCCCCGATGTAAACACATGTCAGGACGGTGAATATATAAGCCTGAATAAATGCGATTGCGACTTCCAATACGTTGATGACGACAGTGAACCCGAACGGCATCCAGCTGACCCACGCCGGAGCTGACAGCGTCAATGCGAACAATACAGCCAGCACCGTGTGGCCCGCGGTCATATTGGCGAAGAGACGCACGGAAAGCGATACCGGCCGGGCCAGCATGCTGATTATTTCAATCGGGATCATGAACGGGATCATGAGTTTGGGCACACCCGGTGGCACGAGGATACTCAAAAAGTGCCCGCCATGTTTGGCAAAGCCGATGACCAGGGTCATGAAAAAGATGATGAGGGCGAATGCGCCGGTGACCACCAACTGGCTCGTCATGGTGTAAGAACCGGGCACGAGGCCAATCAGGTTGCATACCAGAATGAAGAAAAAGAGGGTGGCGACAAAGGAGAAGTACTTCTTGCCGTCCTCGCCAATGAATTCATCAACCATGCCCCGAACGAATTCGAGAGAAACTTCGGCGACGCTCTGCCCCTTGCCGGGTACCAGCCTGAGGCCGCCTTTGATCACCACCATAAACAGGAAAAAACCAGGGCGACACCCATCCACATGACGATGACCGCCTTGTTAATGGAAAGGTCGAGCCCCAGAAACTGGATGGGGATGATGGGGTGCAATTCGAAGTGGTGAAGCGGGTTTTCCATTCCTCAATATTTCTTTTAATCGTCGCGGTTGGGATCCGGAGGACCGTCGTCCAAATCCGTTTTATTGTCGTTTTTGCCTTCCGGGGCGTCCGGCCCCCAGTCCTGCTCCATGTTCATTGCCGTCCGGTACACATTGAGGACCCCGGCGGCACCGCCGAACAACACGCCGACCGCAAGAAACCAAGGGTCCGTCTCCAGAAAATGGTCCAGCGCGTACCCCATCAAAGCCCCGATGAGGGTGGCGACGGTCAACTCAGTGCCCAGTCTGAACGCGTAACTCAGGCCCTGGCGTAGGGAACTCCCGGATTTCATTTTTTTGTCAGGGGAAACAAGGCCGGATTAGGCTGAAAACGCCTCATCATACCAATCATGGTCCTTGTTTGCCAAAAGAAATTCCTGAGTTTCCTCAAGGACTTCCGGGATTCGACAAAAATCTGAAATGTTCGCGCGGTGTTCGCTCGAATTTGGGAGAAAGGAATACTGGCAACTGCCAAAACCGCCCCTCACCTCAATGCTTTACCCTGCAACAGGGGCCGGTCCGGGTCGCGTCACATCTAGACCGTTTGGGCCGCAAAAAATAACGCCGAACTTCTCACCTGTCAATTGAAAAATCCAGCGTCAGGATGGCCAACGCAGATTAGACTGGAATGGGGAAAGCATTTGGATTCCGCTTACCCACTCCCTCTTGCGGAACCCGGAGGCCTGCCCGCCGTGTCCTCAGTAAGGCATTTCTCCGTATTTCTTTTCGTAATCGGCCAACGGGAGCATGTCAATGGCGTCCCACGGGCATCCCTCCAGGAACGTATCCATGGGGCCTTTGGAGACACATTTTTTACAACCGATACAGAGCAGTTCATCCACCATCACCACATTGAAAGCCGGCGCATACGGATTTTGAATCTCGTACATGCAGTTCTCAACCGGACACTCGGTGATACAAATGGGGGAGCCACTGCATCCGGTGCAGGCCTCGTTGATGACCGCTAACTCTTTCGGTTTACGTTTTCTTTGTGCGGAGCGTTTGGCTCGTTCGGCTACTGCCATATCAGGATATCCATACGATTGAATTCACGTTTCTTCCATATTGTAGCAAACAGGGCAAATTTATAGCAAAATCCAAATTAGTATTCAATATCAAACCAACATTTTTCCAATCCACCGCGGCCTGCGTTGTCACCACCCGTTTGCGGGCTTTTTCATTTACAGGAACGGGGCCATATAATAATATGAAGAGGTTTGCTCATAAGCACGGCCCATAACAGGGATTTTGCCGCGCTTTCTGCAAGCTTAAGAAAGCCAGACACTATTTAATCAGAAAACTAGCGTTTATATCGTAAACGATTGAATATATGAAGTTTTTAATCAGACATGAGCTTCGAAACCATCCTTGGCCAAGGCCAGGCTAAACATATAATCGGCCGTGCGCTGGAACAAGGCACGGTGGCACACGCCTATCTCTACTTCGGCCCTGAAAGCGTGGGTAAAAAGCGAACCGCCCTGGAGTTCGCCAAGGCGCTGAACTGCGCCGAGTCCGGCCCCCATGACGCCTGTGGCGATTGCGCTCCCTGCCGCAAAATCCATTTGGGACAGCACCCGGACGTATTTCTGCTGGAACCGACGAAAAAAGCCTCGTCGCGCGATACCAGCATCAGCATCGACGAAATCCGCGACCTGCAAAAGAAACTGGGCTTCACTCCCTATGAAGGCCGCTACAAGGTAGCAGTGGTCGACGGCGTGGAGAAAATGAACCTCCAGGCCTGCAACGCTTTCCTGAAAACACTGGAAGAGCCCCCCGCCGCCACGGTACTCATTCTGGTGACGGCGAATCCGTACCAGATGCTCCCGACCATCATCTCGCGGT
Coding sequences within it:
- the atpF gene encoding F0F1 ATP synthase subunit B, with the translated sequence MPQLEQVSVFSSLIFWSIVSFALLLFLLKKYAFPPILQMLEERQKKISGDIQNAEAMRAEAEKIKKEFEDQLQTAHDKANTIVQLAHDESRKLQEKTLNETQAKVRQMQKEAEHEIRVARDKLMGEIRQYVSVLTIASTEKILRRTMQDDDKKRLVDESIDEVVRNLEKN
- the atpE gene encoding ATP synthase F0 subunit C, which gives rise to MEAAAAAYLGMGLCAAGFFGAAIGIANIFATTIETVGRQPNAEGRVAKYCWIGFALVEAVALYALVLAFILMGKA
- a CDS encoding F0F1 ATP synthase subunit A → MVVIKGGLRLVPGKGQSVAEVSLEFVRGMVDEFIGEDGKKYFSFVATLFFFILVCNLIGLVPGSYTMTSQLVVTGAFALIIFFMTLVIGFAKHGGHFLSILVPPGVPKLMIPFMIPIEIISMLARPVSLSVRLFANMTAGHTVLAVLFALTLSAPAWVSWMPFGFTVVINVLEVAIAFIQAYIFTVLTCVYIGDVIKLH
- a CDS encoding AtpZ/AtpI family protein yields the protein MKSGSSLRQGLSYAFRLGTELTVATLIGALMGYALDHFLETDPWFLAVGVLFGGAAGVLNVYRTAMNMEQDWGPDAPEGKNDNKTDLDDGPPDPNRDD